TCCAATGGCTCCGTACCCAAGGACGTGGGGACAGAAGCATTCTGCAATTTCCTTGGGAAGGAAGCCATGATGTTTATTGGAAGAAATCTTGCAAAAACTGCAAGGCATTATCCAATCATGTGGACAAATGTGCAAAAAAGCAAGTACCTCATTGATCTGATACCTTCCAGTGTAGATGTTCGGAAAGCCATCAATGAGACTAGAATTGTGTGGCCTACAAGTAAAGATGGTGATATGTGTCAGGAGTTGCAAGAACTGAAGAAACGTGTTGATGCAGAAAATTACAACatcaagaaagaaaggcaagccttAGAAGAACAGAAGCAACACTTAGAAGAAGAAAAAGCGAAGATCATACATGAGAAGGTCGATGATGAAGAGAGTAGGAAAAAGAGGCTAGCCATGATAGAAGAACATTTAGCAAAAAATCAACAGGACACTTATAAATTGAGGCCTGAAATCAACTGGAACTACAATATAAAATATGCTCATGATCTTATTAGGCTGACCAGAAACTTGTGGAAGCATTATGACACATATCCCTTGACCATCAAGGTAAATATCTCGATGTCTTGTAATGATTTTATATTGTTTCATGAAGAAGCAATATGGTAACAGGAATTATTTGATGGCAGACATTCTTGAAGAGTAAAGACGAAATACTGGCTGCTCTGGAGAAATGGTGCCCCAACGTTTGGTTTCTCTTGTACAATGCTGTTGGTTTAGTCTGTAAGTGGTTGTGTTCATCACTAATATATCTTGATCTATCTTTCACATCTTGTTTTGTGATCCTCCTTGTTGTTTTTTTGCTGCAGGATGAAGTGCCGACCAAAGATGGTTATGATATTGCCATGTGGTCTCATTTCAAGTAGGATAGTTTGACATGGATGGGTTTACCTTGTCTGACATATCATGCATGTTTGATTGATCCCTCTGAAGCATGGTTTGAACTGTTACCACTTGACTAGTAGTAATCTTCAGTCTGAGCCTGCAAAGGAATCTGCTAAAAAAGGCTGTGTTGATGATGTTGTTTAGAAGGGAGCAGAAGTTGGTTAATGAGATTTCTGTGAATTGTTTGTTGTATTTGCTGAATTAATATCTTGGTGATTCGATGCTCCGATAATTCGCAAGAGCGCTCGTCCGCGCCTGCTCACGGAATCGGTTGGCGTCCATCGGGGTCGAGAGAATTAGCGCGTGTGGTATTCTGCCACAGTGGTCTACGGATATTTTAATGCGAGGGGAGATGGGAGAGGGATGACGTTTGTATCTAGCGGAGCGACGGTCGTTAGAGGATAGCGGCAACGTTAAGATACGTGGGCGTTTATCCCGCTTTGCCTGCGTAACCGCTGCTGCATGGTTTGGTTGCTGTGTGTCCTCTATGCGGCGCCGATACCCAACTTGTAGAAACAAATTCAGGAGAAAAGCAGAGTTTCATCAGTAGTTGGGTGTGAGCTGACGGATTATGAAGTAACTTAAGGAGACTAGCCTCGGAGGGGAGCTGATGGTGATGCAAGTCGCCGGGTCGGCCATTCATATGTAGGCAGATAGCTTTTGTTTGTGGCTGAAAGACGTGACATGAACTGAGTGTACACAGCTTCAGCTTTGCTTTCGAGTTGCGTGAACATATGTAGCAGCGGTTCATTGTGCCGAGCTTCCGTTTTGCTGGCCAAAGTGGTTGCTGGTGGTATGTGATCTGTAGCAAAGTTGAGCATGCCTTCGCGAATCTTTGAGCAGACCTCTGCGGCAATGAACTGACGAGCAACACTTTCGACAGCAGCCCCTGAGTAGATGGAGCCCTCGAGCAGTGTTGGGTGGATGCACCAGTTGGATGTGCCAATTGACCCTTCTGGCTTTGTCTTTTTTTTTTGCATGCAAGCAAAGAAAATAGTTTATATAGGACCAGTGGTCCGACTAACTAAAAAGCAGGATAATGTATGAAATATTTGTGCACAAAAGGAATGGTTCTTTTTCTGTTGTTGTGCTATTTTTATTTCTAGtagcttattattattttttgatcgGTGCACCGGTAGCAGCACAAGCGCCGGTGCACCAGTTTTTGTTTGATGATGAAGGGCGAGGTCGCAGAAGTAATTACCTTGAATTTGAGTACGCCATCTCTTGTGCCAAAGCGAATAAGTTTTGTATGCAGACAGGCAAGGCCACACATTGTCGGTGAGGTTGCTGTCTAGAAAATCCATCCATTCGGCGAAGAACACCTGCAGCGACAAGATCAAGGTGAAAACAAAGGGACAAAAAGGCGCACATCAGCCATGCACGCACGTAGATTCAACGCATCGCATTTTCTGTCAGATGCAAATTGGATGATGTTACATCTTTACTGGCTAAGTACCGTGTTGATGCCGGTTATGTACCAATGGAACATGCGAAAGTCACCGTCGGAGTTACCGGCCCGAAGACGGGGCTGTTTCCGTATATCACTGTTGTCTTCTATTGTGGTACAGCCTGCACTGCCACTGGAGGCAATTGTCGCATGCACGCGTCGATGCCCAGTTCGCCAGCACTACCAGGAGCAGGCGAGGACGAGCGCTCTATCGCCGCATCCACTTCGATGCTCTAGCTTTTAAGCTGTCTGCCTTTGCAATGCATGTTGTGTTATAGAACAAGAGAGTTGTGGAGAGCTCACATCCACCCCACCCCACCGAGTCCTCCACGGCTGCACCTGAAGATCGTGCACAGAAGAAGCAGAGTGCTGTCTCCCGCTATGCACCGACCCGATCATGAGGCTGCCACACACATGGGGCAGACAGCTGGCCGCCGGATCTGGCGCCCCAACTGAGGGACGCGGCCTGGAGGGCGTGCAGCGCATCAGGTAGCAGTGGGAGGTAGATGGAGGACGGAGGAGTGGTGGGGTTGGAGGAGAGACG
The sequence above is a segment of the Triticum dicoccoides isolate Atlit2015 ecotype Zavitan chromosome 1A, WEW_v2.0, whole genome shotgun sequence genome. Coding sequences within it:
- the LOC119322563 gene encoding uncharacterized protein LOC119322563, with translation MQREGYKGPHCRFRWVKNKAVQRKISSREHGDSVPYQVLVFYQPEDRADLLRSIELMRTWKHPNLLVMETLYKETGNQVQRLVLSPDTVNGSLQGYINSRKEKGEDVISKANGSFTDFFLKMILDLCAVLDQMVKRRVCPRKLGMQNLYLKSVENAEPELKILFDKVDCLHESNKKQLLTTLCTDIKAICTSNGSVPKDVGTEAFCNFLGKEAMMFIGRNLAKTARHYPIMWTNVQKSKYLIDLIPSSVDVRKAINETRIVWPTSKDGDMCQELQELKKRVDAENYNIKKERQALEEQKQHLEEEKAKIIHEKVDDEESRKKRLAMIEEHLAKNQQDTYKLRPEINWNYNIKYAHDLIRLTRNLWKHYDTYPLTIKTFLKSKDEILAALEKWCPNVWFLLYNAVGLV